From Piscinibacter gummiphilus:
GCCATCCACCTGTGCATCGGCATGGCCTATGGCTTCTCGGTGTTCTGGCTGCCGTTGTCGAAGGCACTCGGCATCAAGGAGGCCATCAAGTGCGGCCCTGAGGTCGGCTTCATCGCCGAGCTTTTCACCACCACCTGCGACTGGAAGATCTCCACGCTCGGGTGGATGTACACGCTCTTCTTCGTCTTCCTGGGCTGCTCGGCCGCACTCTGGGGCGGCTGGCTCGAGCGCGCCGGCCCGCGCAAGGCCGGCGTGGTGAGCGCCGTGTGCTGGTGCGGCGGCATGCTGATCTCGGCGCTCGGCATCCACCTGCACCAGTTCTGGCTGATGATCCTCGGCTCGGGCGTGATCGGCGGCATCGGCCTCGGGCTCGGCTACATCTCGCCCGTGTCGACCCTCATCAAGTGGTTTCCCGATCGGCGCGGCATGGCCACCGGCATGGCCATCATGGGCTTCGGCGGCGGAGCCATGATCGGCTCGCCGCTCGCGGCCGAGTTGATGAAGACCTTCGCCACGCCGACCGACGTGGGCGTGACGCAGACGTTCATCGTGATGGCGCTCGTCTACTTCGTCTTCATGCTGGGCGGCGCCTTCGGCTACCGCGTGCCACCCACCGGCTGGAAGCCCGCGGGGTGGGTGCCCAAGGCGGCCGACACGAGCAACGCGATGATCACGCAGCGCCACGTGCACGTGAAGAAGGTCTGGGGCATTCCGCAGTTCTGGCTGGTGTGGATCGTGCTGTGCATGAACGTCTCGGCCGGCATCGGCGTGATCGGCATGGCGAGCCCCATGCTGCAGGAAGTGTTTGGCGGCAGCCTGATCGGCGTGGCCAAGAAGTTCGGTGAACTCGACAAGGCGCAGCTCACGGCGATTGCGGGTGTCGCGGCCGGCTTCACCGCGCTCTTGAGCCTCTTCAACATCGGCGGGCGCTTCTTCTGGGCCAGCCTCTCCGACAAGCTCGGCCGCAAGATGACCTACGTGGTCTTCTTCGTGCTGGGTGGCGTCTGCTACGCCAGCATGCCGGGCAGCGCGGCGGCGGGCAGCATGCTGCTCTTCGTCGGCGCGGTCTGCATCATCCTCAGCATGTACGGCGGCGGCTTCGCCACCGTGCCCGCCTACCTGGCCGACCTCTTCGGCACGCAGATGGTCGGCGCCATCCACGGGCGCCTGCTCACGGCCTGGGCCACCGCCGGCATCCTCGGCCCGGTGGTCGTGAACTACATGCGCGACTACCAGCTGGGGCTTGGCATTCCGCGCGAGCAGGTCTACAACCAAACCATGTACATCCTGGTGGGCATGCTCGTGATCGGGCTCATCTGCAACCTCTTGATCCGGCCGGTGGCCGACAAGTGGTTCATGAGCGAGGCCGAGCTCGCAGAAGAGAAACGCCTGGCGCATGAGCGCGCGGCGGCGGCCGAGGTCGGCAGCGGCCAAGGCGCGGGCGGCACGACCTCGCCCGCCGTGGTCGCGCTCGCGTGGCTCGCGGTCGGCGTGCCGCTGGCCTGGGGTGTCTACAAGACGCTGATCAGCGCTTCCAAGTTCTTCAACTGACGCCGCAACGATGACGACCGTGTCCACCGCCGAAACCCTGGCACTCGTCGACGAGGTGCTCACGCGCCGCGCCGCCGAGCCCGGGGCCTTGTTGCCCATCCTGCACGAGCTGCAGGATGCCCTGGGCTTCATCCCCGCCGACGTGGTGCCGCGCATCGCGGAAGCGCTCAACCTGTCGCGGGCCGAGGTACACGGCGTCATCACCTACTACCACCACTTCCGAAGCCAGCCGGCCGCGGGCCGTGTGCTGCAGATCTGCCGCGCCGAATCGTGCAAGGCCATGGGGGCGGACGACCTGATCGCACACGCCGAGCACAAGCTCGGATGCGCCATGCACGGCCACTCGATAGACGGCGCCTACACGCTGGAGCCGGTGTATTGCCTC
This genomic window contains:
- a CDS encoding OFA family MFS transporter, yielding MSSVGLGTMGAAPGAAPGLLDKERTIAGPGFNRWLVPPAALAIHLCIGMAYGFSVFWLPLSKALGIKEAIKCGPEVGFIAELFTTTCDWKISTLGWMYTLFFVFLGCSAALWGGWLERAGPRKAGVVSAVCWCGGMLISALGIHLHQFWLMILGSGVIGGIGLGLGYISPVSTLIKWFPDRRGMATGMAIMGFGGGAMIGSPLAAELMKTFATPTDVGVTQTFIVMALVYFVFMLGGAFGYRVPPTGWKPAGWVPKAADTSNAMITQRHVHVKKVWGIPQFWLVWIVLCMNVSAGIGVIGMASPMLQEVFGGSLIGVAKKFGELDKAQLTAIAGVAAGFTALLSLFNIGGRFFWASLSDKLGRKMTYVVFFVLGGVCYASMPGSAAAGSMLLFVGAVCIILSMYGGGFATVPAYLADLFGTQMVGAIHGRLLTAWATAGILGPVVVNYMRDYQLGLGIPREQVYNQTMYILVGMLVIGLICNLLIRPVADKWFMSEAELAEEKRLAHERAAAAEVGSGQGAGGTTSPAVVALAWLAVGVPLAWGVYKTLISASKFFN
- a CDS encoding formate dehydrogenase subunit gamma, with the protein product MTTVSTAETLALVDEVLTRRAAEPGALLPILHELQDALGFIPADVVPRIAEALNLSRAEVHGVITYYHHFRSQPAAGRVLQICRAESCKAMGADDLIAHAEHKLGCAMHGHSIDGAYTLEPVYCLGLCASSPALMLGDELHGRMTPQRLDALLAQEAQP